Proteins from one Aspergillus nidulans FGSC A4 chromosome VIII genomic window:
- a CDS encoding H(+)-transporting V1 sector ATPase subunit D (transcript_id=CADANIAT00002639), with protein MSGAVGREAVFPTRQSLGLMKSKLKGAETGHSLLKRKSEALTKRFREITRRIDEAKQKMGRVMQVAAFSLAEVSYAVGGDIGYQVQESAKQARFRVRAKQDNVSGVLLPHFESYTEESINDFGLTGLGKGGQQVQRCRETYARAVETLVELASLQTAFVILDEVIKVVNRRACNHPAHRKHHQIHQFRTRRARQGGVLPTQESLRQEAKRRCSSRC; from the exons ATGTCCGGAGCTGTG GGCCGTGAGGCGGTTTTCCCGACCCGCCAGTCGCTCGGGTTGATGAAGAGTAAACTCAAAGGTGCGGAGACCGGCCACAGTTTACTAAAAAGAAAGAGCGAGGCTTTAACAAA GCGTTTCCGAG AGATAACCAGGCGAATTGATGAGGCCAAACAGAAGATGGGCAGGGTGATGCAGGTTGCTGCATTCTCCCTTGCGGAAGTGAGCTACGCTGTCGGTGGTGACATCGGCTACCAAGTCCAGGAGTCCGCCAAACAGGCGCGGTTTCGAGTGCGAGCGAAGCAGGATAACGTTTCCGGAGTATTGTTACCACACTTCGAGAGTTATACGGAAGAATCAATCAATGACTTTGGCTTGACTGGTCTTGGGAAAGGAGGACAGCAGGTGCAGCGCTGCCGCGAGACATATGCTCGCGCAGTCGAAACCCTGGTGGAACTTGCCAGTTTGCAGACGGCATTTGTTATTTTGGATGAAGTGATCAAGGTTGTTAACCGAAGAG CATGTAATCATCCCGCGCACCGAAAACACCATCAAAT ACATCAATTCCGAACTCGACGAGCTCGACAGGGAGGAGTTCTACCGACTCAAGAAAGTCTCAGGCAAGAAGCAAAGAGACGTTGCAGCAGCCGATGCTGA
- a CDS encoding uncharacterized protein (transcript_id=CADANIAT00002640), which produces MATVPVPSNIPPNPTVYVRNLEERIKLDQLKEALSEIFSEYGTILEIVAKRNLKAKGQAFIVFDNVDSATRAIDEVNGFDLFDKPMVLDYAKTRSDATVRREGGDEELEAHKRRRLAEKERRQAHEALEAQKKLKRPPVGAPEAPGRPVKAAKGAGLKPTSGAAAAVIPDEYLPPNKILFLRELPDTADQGSLTAVFGRFEGFREVRLVPGRKGIAFVEYENESGAISAKEATSGMPMGPEGKPIRVTYQRQ; this is translated from the exons ATGGCCACCGTTCCAGTGCCTTCTAACATCCCTCCTAATCCCAC GGTTTAC GTTCGCAATCTCGAAGAGCGCATCAAACTCGACCAGCTGAAAGAAGCGCTCTCTGAAATCTTCTCCGAGTACGGAACGATCCTTGAAATTGTCGCAAAGCGGAACCTTAAGGCGAAGGGACAGGCATTTATTGTCTTCGACAATGTGGACAGCGCAACACGCGCCATTGACGAAGTCAATGGCTTCGATCTTTTTGATAAACCCATGGTCTTAGACTACGCAAAGACGAGGAGCGATGCGACGGTGCGTCGTGAGGGGGGCGATGAGGAGCTAGAGGCTCATAAGCGGAGAAggctggcggagaagg AACGACGACAAGCCCATGAAGCTCTCGAAGCACAGAAGAAACTCAAGCGTCCTCCTGTTGGCGCCCCCGAAGCACCCGGACGCCCCGTCAAGGCTGCCAAGGGCGCTGGTCTCAAGCCTACTTCTGGCGCTGCGGCAGCCGTCATCCCGGACGAATATCTACCTCCCAATAAGATTCTATTCCTGCGGGAGCTCCCCGATACAGCGGACCAGGGAAGTCTTACTGCTGTCTTTGGGCGGTTCGAGGGGTTCCGTGAGGTGCGGCTGGTGCCAGGGAGGAAGGGGATTGCATTCGTCGAATACGAGAACGAGTCGGGCGCAATCAGTGCGAAAGAAGCTACGAGTGGAATGCCCATGGGGCCGGAGGGGAAGCCGATTCGGGTTACGTATCAGAGGCAATGA
- a CDS encoding tubulin-specific chaperone D (transcript_id=CADANIAT00002641): MDAADDREVKLQRASGDLVKEFLDKLPSLLWKPQNAQKHAQVPRRWTLASKTERLVNLLEPFQEWPQLLDPHLQSLLPPLVDALLAYLLTHRGQYASAKAKQQSKALYPLPRAVCRLLYTFCKVRGVKVISRFLNNEPKYFDPLLRAFIDWDAAQPDDASEDIPRRLVWEERYVLLIWLSHLLLAPFDLSSMSSNDMPVPNQDNELVRSLSPETPAVARSLLSVALTYVNVAGKEREAATMLLARLALRRDMQALGLLKSLTYWAFTVIHPPAGTEPSAVYAYLGVLSFLARLTGSGQAEDLAPLVVPLFQQIMRLVQGDTQVSKIILSSALARKTMIKIVRSITVMALSLSERSSSPLSDDQVSYTLEETINHCLNALADKDTPIRFAASKSLSIVTLKLDPDMATEVIEAVTGSLEENILYETRQGKIITPSEARRVGTSTLKRNLSAVDAQRWQGLILTLGHLLFRHAPPAQQLPNVLQPLVSGLDFEQRSSTGTSVGTGVRDAACFGIWAISRKYTTQELLAINRQAIHSSVAQDEVSILQMLAIELVCAACVDPSSNIRRGASAALQELIGRHPNTIVEGISLVQAVDYHSVARRSRAMVDVAKATVALSSLYWSPLVESLMQWRGIGSADAESRRHAARALGLLSTQKANKSVLIVLQKLWVKLHSIPRSDTETRHGCLLAIASVIDAFRTMDTEGLKEAKDDALEVAKQISKLWEIFNLPVGPKKDDLILQASRPELTAEASSCLISSLSQSSARIEELTGSVPPSDLLGEACRTLMLCLSRSDEISIEASSEAISQLWLLLPSTKKAEILQTWFSHIRVTRNLPTGRGQISSLGSIFTKLTATDLTRWSVIEELICCAEKEELIEKRVAAIKSFTIGVLPHIDVTENIAQSLVGFLNDYTTDRRGDIGSLVRLEGIQAAKVVLQRKTSVTNPCHIQDIVGCLCRLAAEKLDKVRFEAWLCLQIFWETASNFPSLSRRYEHFSQVSTTEYFAQLLELQAIDWLRLPLFQGMATSAVAGAEGLIRSTRSALIQYINNHPAERHPEIANAIIDDLLLALSEKLTDERYAIPILETVAFLLDGYVALRKLFVLVQKAHFKTSSIAKLEAAIRAYAPLSRLDQVRAGVLKKLTGMLLHPFPRVRATTAEYLFMETELELLKLEDWTNQPSKLKPKVEELRGFLACE; this comes from the exons ATGGATGCAGCTGATGACCGGGAAGTTAAGCTCCAGCGAGCATCGGGGGACCTTGTCAAGGAGTTCTTGGATAAGCTGCCTTCTTTGCTGTGGAAACCACAAAATGCTCAGAAACACGCCCAAGTCCCCCGGAGATGGACCTTGGCCTCGAAAACAGAGCGGCTCGTCAACCTT TTGGAGCCGTTTCAGGAATGGCCGCAGTTGCTTGACCCGCACCTGCAATCACTTTTGCCTCCGCTTGTCGATGCTCTGTTGGCCTACTTACTAACCCACCGGGGCCAATATGCTAGTGCAAAGGCCAAGCAGCAGTCAAAGGCCCTGTACCCCCTACCGAGGGCTGTTTGCAGGCTTCTCTATACCTTTTGTAAGGTTCGAGGTGTTAAGGTCATCAGTAGGTTCCTGAACAATGAGCCAAAATATTTTGATCCTCTGCTACGGGCCTTCATTGATTGGGACGCCGCTCAACCGGATGACGCTTCTGAAGACATACCGCGTCGGCTTGTCTGGGAAGAGCGCTATGTGCTGCTCATTTGGCTCTCGCACTTATTGCTGGCCCCGTTCGATCTGTCTTCCATGTCGTCCAATGATATGCCGGTGCCAAATCAGGACAATGAATTGGTCAGAAGTTTGTCGCCAGAAACGCCAGCAGTAGCCAGATCACTTCTCTCCGTAGCTTTGACATATGTCAATGTGGCGGGCAAGGAGCGTGAAGCTGCGACGATGCTTCTCGCGCGACTTGCTCTGCGTCGGGATATGCAAGCCTTGGGCCTCTTGAAAAGCCTCACCTACTGGGCATTCACTGTTATTCATCCACCTGCGGGTACAGAGCCGTCTGCTGTTTACGCATACCTCGGAGTGCTATCTTTCCTTGCGCGTTTGACTGGATCCGGCCAAGCTGAGGACCTTGCGCCACTCGTTGTTCCTTTGTTTCAGCAGATTATGCGTCTTGTACAAGGTGATACCCAAGTCTCAAAAATTATTTTGTCGTCTGCTCTAGCTCGAAAAACTATGATCAAGATCGTTCGGTCGATCACTGTCATGGCGCTTTCGCTTAGcgagagaagcagcagtCCACTATCCGATGACCAAGTGTCCTATACTTTGGAGGAAACCATAAATCATTGCTTAAATGCTCTGGCAGACAAGGATACGCCTATACGGTTCGCCGCAAGCAAGTCACTGAGTATAGTGACCTTGAAATTGGACCCGGACATGGCAACAGAGGTCATTGAAGCGGTTACTGGATCACTTGAGGAGAATATTTTATACGAGACAAGACAGGGTAAGATTATCACGCCGTCTGAGGCAAGGCGAGTCGGAACAAGCACACTGAAGCGGAATCTAAGCGCGGTCGACGCTCAGAGATGGCAGGGTTTGATTCTCACTCTAGGCCATTTGCTATTTCGGCACGCGCCcccagctcagcagctgcCTAATGTACTGCAGCCGCTTGTGTCGGGGCTGGACTTTGAGCAAAGATCTTCAACTGGTACCTCCGTCGGAACTGGAGTTCGAGATGCCGCGTGCTTTGGTATATGGGCGATATCACGGAAATATACAACTCAAGAACTCCTTGCAATAAATCGGCAGGCAATCCATTCGTCTGTCGCTCAGGATGAGGTGAGCATTCTTCAGATGCTTGCTATTGAGCTTGTCTGTGCTGCGTGTGTGGACCCATCTAGCAATATCCGAAGGggtgcttctgctgcgctgcaggaGCTCATCGGTCGTCACCCAAATACCATCGTGGAGGGCATATCACTTGTACAGGCAGTGGATTATCATTCGGTAGCACGACGTTCAAGGGCTATGGTCGATGTTGCAAAGGCAACTGTTGCTCTTAGTTCCCTGTACTGGAGTCCCCTTGTCGAGTCTTTAATGCAATGGAGGGGCATTGGGTCAGCCGACGCTGAGTCTAGAAGGCACGCAGCAAGGGCACTTGGACTTCTGAGTACTCAAAAAGCCAACAAGTCCGTGCTCATCGTCCTTCAAAAACTATGGGTCAAACTCCATAGTATTCCTCGCAGTGATACTGAGACGCGTCACGGATGTTTGCTTGCTATAGCATCCGTTATAGATGCCTTCAGGACTATGGACACAGAAGGGCTTAAAGAAGCTAAAGATGATGCCCTTGAAGTGGCGAAGCAAATATCTAAGCTCTGGGAAATTTTCAATCTGCCTGTTGGGCCCAAAAAAGACGACTTGATTCTTCAAGCTTCCCGCCCAGAGCTCACTGCCGAGGCATCGTCGTGTCTGATTTCGTCGCTTTCTCAATCATCAGCTCGCATTGAAGAGCTTACAGGTTCCGTACCTCCGTCTGACCTACTCGGAGAAGCGTGCAGAACGCTTATGCTCTGCCTCTCGCGGAGTGATGAAATCTCAATAGAGGCATCGTCAGAAGCAATCTCGCAGCTATGGCTCCTTCTACCGTCCACAAAAAAGGCTGAAATCTTGCAGACATGGTTCTCACATATTCGTGTAACTCGAAACTTGCCGACAGGTCGTGGTCAAATCTCTTCTCTAGGTTCAATCTTTACCAAACTTACTGCTACCGACCTTACCCGATGGTCTGTCATTGAAGAGCTGATTTGTTGtgctgagaaagaagaattgATTGAGAAACGAGTAGCGGCCATCAAGAGCTTCACTATTGGAGTTCTGCCCCACATAG ATGTGACTGAGAATATAGCTCAGAGTCTCGTTGGTTTCCTGAATGATTATACAACCGATAGGCGTGGTGATATTGGGTCATTGGTTAGATTGGAAGGCATTCAGGCAGCAAAAGTCGTTCTTCAGAGAAAGACCAGCGTTACGAATCCATGCCACATTCAGGACATTGTCGGTTGCCTCTGCCGTCTTGCAGCAGAGAAACTGGATAAGGTTCGTTTTGAAGCCTGGCTTTGTCTCCAAATTTTCTGGGAGACTGCCAGTAACTTCCCGTCGTTGTCAAG GCGATATGAACACTTTAGTCAAGTATCCACAACCGAGTACTTCGCTCAACTACTAGAACTACAGGCGATAGATTGGCTGCGACTGCCCCTATTCCAAGGCATGGCTACCTCCGCTGTGGCAGGGGCCGAGGGCCTCATACGTTCCACGCGTTCAGCGTTGATACAATATATCAATAACCATCCGGCAGAACGACACCCAGAGATAGCGAATGCTATTATTGACGACTTACTTCTGGCCTTGAGCGAAAAACTCACCGATGAACGCTACGCAATACCAATCCTGGAGACAGTGGCATTTTTGCTAGATGGCTATGTAGC TCTGAGAAAGCTGTTCGTCCTAGTTCAGAAAGCCCATTTCAAAACTTCGAGTATAGCCAAGCTTGAGGCTGCCATTCGAGCATATGCACCTCTCTCGAGACTCGACCAGGTACGAGCTGgcgtcttgaagaagcttacAGGAATGCTTCTGCATCCGTTCCCAAGG GTCCGAGCCACGACAGCCGAATATCTTTTCATGGAAACAGAGCTCGAACTACTAAAACTGGAAGACTGGACTAATCAGCCGTCGAAGCTGAAACCCAAAGTGGAGGAGTTAAGAGGGTTCCTGGCTTGTGAATAA
- a CDS encoding uncharacterized protein (transcript_id=CADANIAT00002642), which produces MPAVPARRRSATYKDRNNETDSDDEEDEDYQIPDNERATVLFDFNRERDKRLADVTNIPEGRYTEQEKDLFLQLAMRGFEPLAPKHWQFDFPTLPDSLFPEEGKRQSEPIITISRSTTFYAIKSLNNLFSLSGRVRDCSIVEKNPETLIKQTISRYIRWALYDANLEINRASMPIHVLHAQKKNESVRDALERLNRRLKKLALRHRMALAASDTLNNNKLPLLIGFLICGPVVALMTFDLNLIKGTPEDDEMNGKFFSQFDFSEKGQDVWNSLSIAIVVMHIRSSMVRLARSGYGGYVKSLESSPASEDL; this is translated from the exons ATGCCAGCAGTTCCAGCACGTAGAAGGTCCGCAACTTACAAAGACCGCAATAACGAGACTgacagcgatgacgaggaggacgaggattATCAGATTCCCGACAATGAGAGGGCAACTGTACTCTTTGACTTCAACAGGGAGCGGGATAAGCGGCTGGCAGATGTAACCAATATCCCTGAGGGAAGATACActgagcaggagaaagaTCTCTTCTTACAACTGGCTATGCGCGGTTTCGAGCCGCTTGCACCGAAGCATTGGCAATTTGACTTCCCGACCTTGCCTGATTCTTTGTTccctgaagaagggaaaaggCAATCAGAGCCGATTATCACGATATCTAGGAGCACCACATTCTACG CAATCAAATCGCTTAAtaacctcttctccctcagTGGTCGTGTGAGGGACTGCAGTATCGTGGAGAAGAATCCGGAAACTCTGATCAAACAGACCATCAGCAGGTATATTCGCTGGGCACTATATGATGCGAACCTCGAAATCAACCGGGCGTCAATGCCGATACATGTACTACACGCgcaaaagaagaacgagTCAGTCCGTGATGCGCTAGAGCGTCTTAATAGGCGCCTGAAAAAGCTCGCGCTCCGACACCGGATGGCCTTGGCGGCGTCTGACACATTAAACAACAATAAGCTGCCCTTGCTCATCGGGTTCCTCATCTGCGGCCCAGTTGTTGCTCTTATGACATTCGACCTAAACCTGATCAAAGGCACgccggaagatgatgaaatGAATGGTAAATTCTTCTCGCAGTTTGACTTTTCCGAGAAGGGCCAGGATGTGTGGAACTCGCTGTCTATCGCTATAGTTGTCATGCACATTCGTAGCTCCATGGTTCGACTTGCGCGGAGCGGATACGGTGGTTATGTGAAGTCTTTAGAGAGCAGTCCCGCAAGTGAGGATCTATAG
- the pkcA gene encoding protein kinase C pkcA (transcript_id=CADANIAT00002643) has translation MDGDELIASVYRKIEREKALIAAASNMRQSTDNPLVQQRVDANIRDGRKNIAYLEEKMKELQLRQMERESGSPTDKRLPPNPEDGPAPPPKDPLGYGDPTQHPQPGAGSMPSGAPFKDPRPFAPVPKARPNYTKLDLIKYDTPYLGPKIQLMLSQLEFKLSVEKQYKAGIEKMVRLYQDEGDRKSRTDAEGRRIESNQKIQLLKQALKRYEDLHVDIESTDTPDDESLSAPNLRKPLTGLLTMRIQAVQDVDHATSSRFSRGPETFVIVKVEDTIKARTKATRSDRWQDETFNLDIDKANEVELTVYDKAGDRPTPIGMLWLRISDIAEEMRRKKIETEINASGWVSADKMGPGIGPGQTTPAAPVGSSQYGASAGYSNPGPEGQTGATGGPLMIDAWFALEPVGRIHISMSFAKHSKDRRPFDIGLNRQGAVRQRKEEVHEKQGHKFVTQQFYNIMRCALCGDFLKYAAGMQCSDCKYTCHRKCYPKVVTKCISKANYETDPDEEKINHRIPHRFEGFSNISANWCCHCGYLLPFGRKNAKRCSECGLTCHAHCTHLVPDFCGMSMEAANQILETLIRHKNHNKSPSVSSGLSGKTLRPGGSQDAGHAYPKPVESPSSYGQRPPSAEAVSAAATSYIPPPQSPTSQRQPLPPRTSSSSPAAAAAAVATGRMPDAGRPVQPPAHAHYDPAAYASYQQGAMQQGYPPAQAMQKVNAPAQYGMHAPPPPQQQQQQMQAMQQQVAAKEDIPQQPKVRIGLDHFNFLAVLGKGNFGKVMLAETKATKKLYAIKVLKKEFIIENDEVESTKSEKRVFLIANKERHPFLLNLHACFQTETRVYFVMEYISGGDLMLHIQRGQFGLKRAQFYAAEVLLALKYFHENGVIYRDLKLDNILLTLDGHIKIGDYGLCKENMWYGSTTSTFCGTPEFMAPEILLDKKYGRAVDWWAFGVLIYQMLLQQSPFRGEDEDEIYDAILADEPLYPIHMPRDSVSILQKLLTREPELRLGSGPTDAQEVMSHAFFRNINWDDIYHKRVPPPFMPTISSATDTSNFDQEFTSVTPVLTPVQSVLSQAMQEEFRGFSYTADFA, from the exons ATGGACGGGGACGAGCTCATCGCCTCGGTCTACCGCAAGATCGAGCGGGAGAAAGCCCTTATCGCCGCTGCGTCGAATATGCGACAGTCAACCGATAATCCTCTGGTGCAACAACGAGTCGATGCGAATATTCGAGATGGCCGCAAGAACATCGCttatctggaagagaagatgaaagagctgcagctgcggcagATGGAGCGAGAATCCGGTTCACCCACCGATAAACGGCTGCCACCGAACCCTGAAGATGGCCCTGCCCCTCCGCCGAAAGATCCTTTGGGGTATGGTGATCCTACGCAGCACCCGCAGCCTGGGGCCGGATCTATGCCGTCGGGTGCTCCTTTCAAGGATCCCCGACCTTTCGCGCCTGTGCCCAAGGCCCGTCCGAATTATACTAAACTCG ACCTGATTAAATATGATACCCCATACCTTGGACCAAAAATCCAGCTTATGTTATCCCAGCTTGAGTTCAAGCTGAGTGTCGAGAAACAATACAAAGCAGGCATTGAGAAGATGGTCCGATTGTACCAGGACGAAGGCGATAGAAAGAGTCGCACAGATGCCGAGGGCCGACGAATTGAGAGTAACCAGAAGATTCAGCTTCTAAAGCAGGCTCTCAAGCGATACGAAGATCTCCATGTTGATATTGAGTCGACGGATACTCCTGATG ATGAAAGTTTAAGCGCCCCGAATCTGCGCAAGCCGCTAACCGGTCTTCTGACAATGCGAATTCAAGCCGTTCAGGACGTTGATCATGCGACTAGCTCAAGATTTTCCAGGGGTCCCGAGACGTTTGTTATCGTGAAAGTCGAGGATACTATAAAGGCCAGAACAAAGGCAACCAGGTCCGACAGGTGGCAGGATGAGACATTCAATCTCGACATAGACAAGGCAAACGAGGTCGAGCTTACCGTATACGACAAAGCTGGTGACAGGCCCACTCCTATTGGTATGCTGTGGTTACGAATTTCCGACATCGCGGAAGAGATGCGTCGAAAGAAGATCGAAACCGAAATAAATGCTTCCGGTTGGGTTTCGGCGGATAAGATGGGCCCTGGAATTGGTCCTGGGCAAACCACCCCTGCTGCACCGGTCGGTTCATCCCAGTATGGAGCCTCAGCAGGCTATAGCAACCCTGGACCTGAAGGCCAAACGGGCGCTACTGGTGGACCGCTGATGATTGACGCATGGTTTGCCCTGGAGCCAGTGGGCAGAATCCATATATCAATGAGCTTTG CCAAGCACTCGAAGGACCGACGACCGTTCGACATCGGTCTCAACCGTCAAGGTGCGGTCCGacagaggaaggaggaagtACACGAGAAGCAAGGTCACAAGTTCGTCACGCAGCAATTCTACAACATCATGCGTTGCGCGCTTTGCGGCGATTTCTTGAAATACGCTGCTGGAATGCAATGTTCCGACTGCAAGTATACCTGCCACCGAAAGTGCTACCCCAAAGTTGTCACGAAATGTATTAGCAAGGCGAACTACGAGACGGATcccgacgaggagaagatcaaccACCGCATCCCGCATCGCTTTGAAGGGTTTTCCAACATTTCCGCTAATTGGTGTTGCCATTGCGGATATTTACTGCCTTTCGGTCGAAAAAATGCCAAGCGCTGTTCAG AGTGTGGTCTTACCTGTCATGCGCACTGTACGCATCTCGTACCTGATTTCTGTGGTATGTCCATGGAGGCAGCGAACCAGATCCTAGAGACCCTTATCCGCCACAAAAACCACAACAAGTCTCCTTCCGTCAGCTCTGGATTGAGTGGGAAGACGCTTCGACCTGGCGGCTCTCAAGATGCAGGTCATGCATACCCAAAGCCTGTGGAAAGCCCATCATCCTATGGCCAGCGACCACCGTCTGCCGAAGCAGTGAGTGCCGCGGCGACTTCATATATCCCACCACCACAATCGCCTACTTCTCAACGACAACCATTACCCCCACGAACTTCTTCGTCAAGtcctgccgctgccgctgccgccgtggCGACAGGACGTATGCCTG ATGCAGGCCGACCTGTTCAGCCCCCGGCCCATGCTCATTACGACCCTGCTGCATACGCATCTTACCAGCAAGGCGCTATGCAGCAAGGTTACCCGCCAGCCCAGGCAATGCAGAAGGTCAATGCGCCAGCGCAGTACGGCATGCATGCGCCCccaccgccgcagcaacagcaacagcaaatgCAGGCAATGCAACAGCAAGTGGCTGCGAAAGAAGATATTCCCCAGCAACCGAAGGTCAGGATTGGCCTGGACCActtcaacttccttgctGTTCTAGGAAAGGGTAACTTTGGTAAGGTCATGTTGGCCGAGACCAAGGCTACCAAGAAACTATATGCCATCAAGGTTTTGAAGAAGGAGTTTATCATTGAGAATGACGAAGTTGAGAGCACGAAATCCGAAAAGCGAGTCTTCCTGATCGCCAACAAAGAGCGCCACCCgttccttctcaacctccacGCCTGTTTCCAAACGGAAACTCGCGTTTACTTTGTTATGGAGTATATCAGTGGTGGAGATCTCATGCTGCACATCCAGAGGGGTCAGTTCGGTCTGAAGAGAGCGCA GTTCTATGCGGCGGAAGTGTTACTGGCTCTGAAATACTTCCACGAGAATGGCGTTATCTACCGTGATTTGAAACTTGACAACATCCTACTAACTCTCGATGGCCATATTAAGATTGGTGATTATGGTCTCTGCAAGGAGAACATGTGGTATGGATCTACTACAAGCACCTTCTGTGGTACTCCAGAATTCATGGCTCCTGAA ATTCTCCTTGACAAGAAGTACGGCAGGGCCGTTGATTGGTGGGCTTTTGGTGTTCTTATCTATCAGAtgcttctgcagcagtcTCCATTCCGtggagaggacgaagacgagatcTACGATGCCATTCTTGCGGATGAACCTCTCTACCCCATTCACATGCCTAGAGACTCAGTTTCTatcctgcagaagctgttgaCGCGCGAGCCCGAACTGAGGCTCGGTTCCGGCCCCACGGATGCGCAAGAAGTTATGTCCCACGCCTTTTTCCGAAACATCAACTGGGATGACATCTACCATAAGCGCGTGCCGCCACCGTTCATGCCTACTATCAGCAGCGCCACGGATACTAGCAACTTCGACCAAGAGTTTACCAGCGTCACTCCTGTGCTAACTCCAGTGCAATCAG TTCTTTCCCAAGCGATGCAAGAAGAGTTCCGTGGTTTCTCGTACACCGCGGATTTTGCTTAG
- a CDS encoding putative eukaryotic translation initiation factor eIF1a-like protein (transcript_id=CADANIAT00002644), with protein sequence MPPPRRKVLATAEETMFPPDELAQGQEIARVIKATGNNIYSVQFPSKKTALVELPAKFRSTIWMKRGSFVVVDTNALETRDNKLEGEIVNIVRDEKAWRKTHYWPKEFVKQPVVASDDEDESNVGKMPSSDESDA encoded by the exons ATGCCTCCCCCGAGACGTAAGGTTCTTGCGACAGCCGAGGAAACCATGTTTCCGCCCGACGAACTAGCACAAGGGCAAGAAATTGCGCGAGTCATCAAAGCCACCGGAAACAACATCTACTCTGTCCAATTTCCCTCGAAAAAAACGGCTCTGGTAGAGCTACCGGCGAAATTTCGATCCACTATCTGGATGAAGCGTGGTTCGTTCGTTGTGGTGGACACAAACGCTCTCGAGACCCGCGACAACAAGCTAGAAGGAGAAATTGTCAATATCGTTCGGGATGAGAAAGCCTGGCGCAAAACACACTATTG GCCGAAGGAATTCGTGAAGCAGCCAGTTGTGGCAtccgatgatgaagatgagtccAATGTCGGCAAAATGCCTTCCTCCGATGAATCGGACGCCTAG